The Gigantopelta aegis isolate Gae_Host chromosome 9, Gae_host_genome, whole genome shotgun sequence genomic sequence GCATAGATCATATCTATTTAACAGGCCGCTGGAAAGTCTAAAAATATAGTTATATAGTTACCATGCACGTTATAAACGATCTTTAATCGCACCTGCATCTAATGTcatgaagatttttttttaatttacatgatAGTGGGGGTTTTATTGTacataactgtattatattacatGATATGTGTGTTCGTTTGtgtttgtgggtgggtgggtgtgtatgtgggtgtatttgtatgcatgtatatgtataatgaatAGCTTATGTATTTCTAtggggttttattttgtatatgatGATGTACGCAAGGTGAGGCATTAATAaattgtctgtatgtatgtatgtatgtatgtgtgtctgtctgtcggtctgtctatTAGTctaagcttttttttttagaatttagaactTGATGGTAAATACATCTTTGGTATGATTGTTTTTAATGCTATCAATCTCAAGATTTGACACAGCTCTATCGAGATAGCTCCAATCACACATTCGCCTTTCTGTTGTATTCTAAAGTATTTGTGAAACCTTCCAAAACATGGCACGGttattttttacttattttttacCGCATGCAGGTTTTTAGTggcgggggggaggggggttcgtgttttgttttttttgtttgtttttttctcaacgAAATTTCagaagacattttttattattttctagtaCTAATTGGTAGACTTTTTAGCCTTCTTCGTTGGTGCAGACTTTTTATTCCATAACAGATATGCGATTATGTCTTAACGTAGATCACCGTTATCAAGGCGCAAGAGAACTACTGACAGCTGAACTATAAACGATTTTGTTTACAATGCAGTTGCAGTGTTTTGCAAAGATGCTGAAATCTTAAAACCCGATAATGCAACTTTAATATCTATATAAAGCGTACTTGCTATTCGGTTATTTTGAAGACTGCTACCCCACAGACAAATGTAAACACACGTTTTCTGTTTCCGGTACTCTAGAGTAGTCGAGGTGAAACACAGATCAtgggattaccaaatgttagaatTTTACTTCTGACATGTACCTTTACTTAGTGACACCAATTAGGTAACAGCCCAGACACAGTTATAAATACAGCCTAAATACGCGTTTAGTAACAGCCCAGACACAGTTATAAATACAACCTAAATACGCGTTTAGTAACAGCCCAGACACAGTTATAAATACAGCCTAAATACGCGTTTAGTAACAGCCCAGACACAGTTATAAATACAGCCTAAATACGCGTTTAGTAACAGCCCAGACACAGTTTAAATACAACCTAAATACGCGTTTAGTAACAGCCCAGACACAGTTATAAATACAGCCTAAATACGCGTTTAGTAACAGCCCAGACACAGTTATAAATACAGCCTAAATACGCGTTTAGTAACAGCCCAGACACAGTTATAAATACAGCCTAAATACGCGTTTAGTAACAGCCCAGACACAGTTATAAATACAGCCTAAATACGCGTTTAGTTACAGCCCAGACACAGTTATAAATACAGCCTAAATACGCGTTTAGTAACAGCCCAGACACAGTTATAAATACAGCCTAAATACGCGTTTAGTAACAGCCCAGACACAGTTATAAATACGCCTAAATACGCGTTTAGTAACAGCCCAGACACAGTTATAAATACAGCCTAAATACGCGTTTAGTAACAGCCCAGACACAGTTATAAATACAGCCTAAATACGCGTTTAGTAACAGCCCAGACACAGTTATAAATACAGTCTAAATACGCGTTTATTAACAGGGACCTAACTCACAAATCTCTATTTGGCAGCATcgtctttgcaagtctttttgcaaaGTTGCGagtgtttagtgaattaggcctcagATCTGTGGATTTAGGTGGACCTTTAAATGActtgagttcagccagaccgagcagacaaatgtccgctagactggtttatgcgcttcacggtgaaccaaatggccacgttgggaaccaatcaaatagttcatgAACGTTCGCGAACAGTTGCCAGTGGCTAGACGTGTCTGGACCTTCAGTGGATATTGGCACGCAGATCTAGAGTTCCTCTTCCTGTTTAGATGAACACAACAGACTCAAGTTTTGGCGGATGTTAGTTCTGGCGCAGGATATACGCAACTTTCGCGAACAATGATTCGTGGattcatgtatatttataggGCTCCGTGAGGTGGAGATAAGTGGTTATGCCTGTTCCGCTGCTATATGTTTgaggaattaaaaaatatatcaaaacaaaacaaatacaccaaacaaaaacaaactgggAAAACAACCCATCGATAGttcagtcatatatatatatatatatatatatataataaacattaattttcgATTCAGACATTCCCATATGCATCTACTGCGTATAAAAAaccgttaaagtttgttttgttccacgacaccactagagcacattgatgaattggctactgtatgtcaaacatttagtaattttgacagagtcttagagaggaaggaaggaaatgttttatatggcgtccgacattaggttaaagggacattcctgagtttgctgcattgtaagatgtttccgactaataacatatttctacgattaaacttacatattaaatatattttcttgtttagaatatcagtgtctgtatattcaatgtgtttctggtcgtcttaatatttgtaagaagcccaaactggactttgtcttcaaataatttcgtacgtacgaaaaaatctttttttaggaaataaaataaaatttaacctacggtagtaaaaatattagaatgatcagaaacacgtttaatatacatccactaatagtaatagtttatgcagaaaaatatatttgatatgtaattgcagtcGTCAAAGAGTCTCTttaaaactgcagcaaactcaggaatgtccctttaaggaccacacagatactttttttcgattagcagcaaggaatcttttatatgcaccatcccatagacaggatagaacataccacggcctttaatgtaccagtcgtggtgcactgacggggatcgatctcaaaccgaccgcgcatcaagcgagcgctttaccactgggctacgtctcgccccttcttagagaggaaacccgctaccttttcccattagaagcaaggaatattttatatatacaccatccgggatcctacagacaggataatacataccacggcctttgatataccagtcgtggtgaaggagaaataaccaaatggcctaacgaaggggatcgatcctagtccgacTGCACATCacacgagcactttaccactgggctaagtcccgccctgCGTATAATAAATTCACATCCTAATAACACATGTACGCGTCTTTGATGAGCCTATTCTGAAAATAGCTCACACCGTGCAGAACAAGAACAACTCAAAACACGGGTGTGTCAAACAATGAGCACATCTGCAAGCTGAAACTTAAAGTTACTTTACAAAGAAAAAACCTTTACGAAAGCCAAGACCAAACGATCGATCCATTTGTCCGTTTGATTTATTAGTAATGAAAAACAGTTTGCTTTgcttaactacaccactagagcagagatgtattaatcattgactattaaatgttaaacatttgatgattgtgacatatagtcttagacaggaaacctgatacatgttttccatttgtAGTAAAGGAtcgtttacatgcaccatcccacagacaggacagcatataccacaacctttgatataccagtcgcggtgcatcggctggaatgaaaaatagcccaaatggcccaacgacggggattaatcctagactaaccgtgcatcagacgagcgctttaccactgggctacgtctcgcccctattAGTAATGAATTTCAGGTAAATACAGGCCCGTAGTGGCCTGGGGGAGGGGGTTATGCTTGTGCCTGTCTTATTGTCTTATACTACACATAAACCAAACACAAGTGTACTTGTAACCCTACCCCTCCTTATTTAACATATCATTCCGACGGGTCTGAAATATCTAAAGGGcagtttaaaatgaaaatgtttttagtgtATGGCAAGACATTACTTCAGTACGGCACGAGTGTAAGATACgatctggcctggtgcttaaaaaacttttagagtctagactcgagactctaatactatagagtctgagacgtgaacgtcatggcaacgccatacaaattgtatgcctgtgacgtcattagagattgagtctggactctaaaagttttataagcacgcgCTCCATCTATTATCTTTTCATTAGATTGTTAGGTCCGCCGTTTTTCTATTCTTTCGTTCCTTCATCCTTTCATCTGTTCGTTAAAAGACATATATGGATTATTTGTCTTCCGCCAGTCCTCCCTTCATTCATGATTCTGTTATTGTAAATGTGAACACACAACAGTTTCCGGGCCACAAACTAATATAAATAACGGATTTCTGTTCTGTGTATCCGGCACATTTAGTACAGTCCAGAGAAACACTGATCAATGGccagattaccaaatgttattttattgcgATAGAACAGTTTCCGGCGTCAATAAATGAACCGTTTAGTCTGCCTCTAAATGTAACCTACACGACATACCACGCGCGTTTATTATGGAGTGGTCGGCAGCACATATTAACATGCGCGCACACccacgaatatatatatacgaatacacatacacttacacaatacacataaataaatacacacattaacatatacctacatatatacacacacacacacacatatatataatgtgttttgAATTACGTTTCTAATTAAATAAATTGCAATATTCATTTTAATCCTGTTTCGCCTTTACCAATTTAGCACAGATTAGAGGTTGTATTTTTCTATAACATTCGCCCATTCCCCAATCCACATACACAAAACCATATATTCCCAACCTCACAGCAATTTACGATGTTTGACTCAAGCATAATATATGTACgtctattttcttttttaacacttTAAACAAGCACCTCAATCAActattaaagtttgttatgtaTAGCAAAATTTTGGATGcgactattttaaaataatatatgatatcgCAATTTTAGTTATAGTCTGGTTTGGTTTTTcggttttttatattattattattatagtttgttgttgttgttttttgtttcttttatgtttgttttgttttatttgtttatttgttgttgtttggtttttcgTGGGAAGGGGATTCTTTGGTcgttgttttattaatgtactTTTgttgtcatattattattacattaatagTATTATCAGTCGTGAATCTATGATTTTTCTAGTGGGTGGTGTAAAAACTTGGTAAATTTTGGTAAACTTAATACCCTGAATTCACGGCAAAAATGTAGTTgacgacatatatatatatacatgtatatatatttccttCTAAATCTGCGCCTGGTTATTGCTATAATATTGTATGTCACGTTCTTGTTGTTATGTATTGTAATCActactatttaaaaataaaatacctgTCTTTCCAagttatgtattgtaattacaattattgttattttttaattacctGTCTTTCCAACTTATATATTGTAATcacaattattgttatttttaattacctGTCTTTCCAACACCGGCACATCCGACAACGACGATCTTTGATTCCTCCTCATAGCTCGAACATTCACTATCTGACCTTAACCTTTCTCGTCCCGACCTCCCCGACCCACACCACAACGTCATCACGTTTCAACGACGacgtcaacaacaacaacaatacaacgACAGTTCGACTACATCCACGACGTTGTCGCCTTGGAGCCGTAGATGCTGTTAGTCACAGTGAGATAATATACGCATGTAATGCGCAGGGAGTTGAAAATCCACTGAGAATCCACCGAAAATCCAACATATGTACACATCCAGAGACTTCTCAAATCcatcacacaaaaaaataaatcaccCCACCGAGTTTACAGGTCTAACGTGACATGGTGCTATCTTCGAATGCattctgtttttgttggatttttTGCCGCAATATATTCTGCAATAATGTATTTTCGCTTAGATGCAATTCCAATATAGTCATTCTTCTAGATCATTTGTGGAAATTTATCACCGCATCTTCCtcttaaaaaacatatatatattcatccACATCACAAACATGAAAGTATTGTATTCATTTGCGATGATTTGTTGCTTAAATCAGCAATGCTATAAATAGCTTCACCGCCAGGTTCTATATTCCACGTGAAGGGTGATGCCTCTTTGGCAGTTCTTTACGTTAGAGAACACGCCAGTTCCACCAGTCTCCGCGATTACAGGTGCGAATGACTTTAAGACAACACGGGAACGCTTTCAGAGCCCTTCACATGCCTCGGGTTTGGTAGTACTCCCCGCCTGGTACAAACAGCATGGATACTGATTGGAaacgaaaggaatgtttggtttTAATAACACTTAGGCATACAGCAAAACAGCAAAGAAgcgtagtatatatatacatgtataaatatatataaacttcgatatacatttttttttcattataaaatgAATTATCTAAATAGACTGTCAAATGTTCACTAGAGATTAATATTTTCGATAGATATAAAAACTAATTGGATTCAAACtgaataaattacatttttaaaaaaatcatttgtttgTAAGTATATTTAAAGTACGGCTATATGTCGTAACATATGGCTATGAGGTGTCTAACGTATGGTAATTACGACATTTCTTCTCGAGAGTGAGATACGAAACACACAGCCTCCACAAAAGACGATTTCATAAAataccatttttgttttgatataccaggttcGAACAGTGGCTGGGATAGATAGGTTTACAGAGTCCGGTTTTGTATATATAACAGTGAACTACAATGTACATTTGTCCTGCCTGTATCACTGAGACAAATCACTATATTCGTTAATGTGTACAGTCCCCAGTACTTTCTATTCTTCATACACCTTTCCGGGGCGGGGCGGGGTGTCGCTCAGTAggaaagcgcttgcctgaggtgcgaAGGGTCGTAGGATCGACCCGGATGTATTTCCCCGCCCCCACCAGTACAcctcgactggtacatcaaaggctgtggtatgtactgtcctgtatatggaaagtatataaatataaaagatcttgaTGCTTTTCGGTAGAACTAACTTGTGTGCcgatagtgggtttcttctctctgtatctctatctccgctctctctctctctctctctctctctctctctctctctctctctctctctctctctctctctctctctctctctctccttctctctctctcgcgatctttcttcaaggtgtcgaaaaaaacaatattttagagaCCAAATAGCcgtgtgctgaggtgtcgttaaacatattttccttttctttctattttcttCAACTCAATTTTACTTCAAACAAGCCatatcttgttttattattaatatattatatcttaCCTGAGTTTTTACTTGCGGAAGAAACTGCAGAACTCTTAGCATCCTCGACTATCTTTTTCCTGTGACTCATAGCTAGTCTTTCCTTCCCTTCGCCCATTGCACAATACAATACACGGCTATCCAGTTACATCGTAAATGTTTTCACTCCTCGCTAAAATTATAACCCGTACTTCCCGCTTGACGTATTCACCACAATGCTtgtgataaatatatacacatgttgTAACGGTCACAGATATTTGTTCTTGTTTGACATTTCGCGGCTAAACGTtgatgtgtgtatttgttgGTGTATAAcgtaatatattatgtacacaGTTCAGTCTATAACTCTTGAGTCCACAAATTCCTTTTATAGATAtctttaaatacaaaaaaaatatatcactgCAGTTTATGAAATTTTCAAGATTGAAAAGGGTGACAACAAAAAAATCCGCACTTTAAAATAGTTCATAATCATCATTAAAAAATGACAATGTGTAAGTCAGATTCAAGAAAACTGTGTTTCAGGCcatctatattttttttaattgcaataGGGAGCATGACCTTGGACacaatcctctctctctctctctctctctctctctctctctctctctctctctctctctctctctctctctctctctctctctctttaaaaaCAATGTGCGAATTCACTCATTCGTATATTAATTTCCTCTTGAAGGAGCTTCACTGTTATTTTATAGTATTGTATACTAATGTAATAGTTATAAACtgcaaacaaaattaacttGATAATTTGTGACAGAATCGCATTACGCACTATATGAGCGAATCTGTTCATATGTAACTGTGTAAAACGGTTCTGTGGTTcatacggcctgagtgtaataaattcttgtcttgttttgtctTGTCTACATGACCGTCAACAATTATGATGTTCACTCAATTGAAAGTCGCTTtgaaacataaacaaataactTGGCAACAGATGTAAGTTTATTACCGGTAAAATGCACACATggatacatttatttacaaaatgtattatcaCAAAAACATATGCTATTATAAGCAGCGTAAAATATATAAGCACTTTGTTAATTCTAAATGGCAAACAaaatagtataatatattaaaggagctcaatcacggatttagtgggccttgtttctctaaatatgcattataaatggaaattacattcatttggaataccaaacctagttactgtatgatccaaaacattttaattgaactacgatcgagggaattccacgacacgcttcatttttaaaatttggaagtcttcttgtaaaaagtcataaaaatacggaaaaacagactcgtagtgatgaggctatatatgttacagtaaaAATGTCTATAATCagtcaatatgtatattgacTGAAAATTTCAgtcaatatacatattgactGAAAAATTAGCCTGATTTATAGACAGATTGACTGACTGCTTAATTAAAGAAAACGAGAGTCGTGTTGAGGTTTACTTAGTATTTTATTGACAGATCATATGAACATATCCTATATTGGTGAGAGTCATGAGAGTCTACAATTCAGTTCTTGTTGGCACATGTAATACTGGAGTGGCACCTGCTGTTGCACTTCACACCTGACTTGAAACATTTACATCGGTTTGTCCGACATTGTTTGCCACTGGCTGCACAGTTGCATTTGGCATAGCCCTGACCACCGCACCTGGACTCACTCTGCACTGCCTGACGTAGGCCAACCTCACCGTCTCTAGACATGTCCTCAATGCTATTTAACTGGTGGGTGCACAAATCGAATTGGTTTCTGCAATAGCGTCCCTTAAGGATCCCTGCCCGAACAGGTACTCGATACAGGTCATTTTCATCTCTGTCCACAATGACACCCATGATATTGCGAGGGTCACCTTTCCCACGATCAACAAAAGGAATAGGAATGGTTACATTATCACCGGGGTTACCAGGGACATGCTCCAAACGACTGCGCTTGACCATGCGTTCAGCTTGTGCAAGCTGACATTCTTCTGCTCTTTTCCGCTGGACTTGGATGTTATGTTGAATAGTTCTTAGCTGTGCATCAGGAACATCTGTGTCTGCTGTCTCCTGGTCTTCTGGCGGGGTGGCGGTTTCAACCTCTTGATTTTCTGCTGGGGTGGAAGTTTGCGACTTTGCTGTCTCCTGGTCTTCTGGCGGGGTGGCATATGCTGCAATAAGGTCATCTTCAGAGACCATTCTTTCGAGAATTTCTGTTGGAAGGGTATTGGAACGCAATCCAACTTTGACTTCAGTTCCAAACAAGGCTTTGTATGGTGATTGTTTGATTCCAGAATGGTAGCTGCTGTTCTTTTGGAATTGTACAAAACAAAGTCCCATTGGTCAGTCTGTTGAGTTATTGTCCCCTGACCATGCAGTGAGCATGTCCTTCACGTCACAGTTTAATCGTTCCACTAAGCCTTGACTTTGAGGATGTCTGGGCTTACCATGAACCATCAGAAGGTCAGGCCATAGAAGCTTCAGCTCCGTGATAACGGATGCAGTAAATTCACTGCCATTATCACTCTGCAAAATCTGAGGTGCACCAAGTAATAGAAAAATTGTCCATTAGCTGAAAGGCAACTTCTGCTGCACGTTTTGATATTAATGGACGCAATACACAATACTTAGTGAGATGATCCTGGTAGACCATTATCCATCTGTATGAACCACTCGCCATAGACTGTATGTCAACAAGGTCAACCTGACCTCGTGATCCAAAGTCCTTGGATAGGATGGGTCTAACAACTACGCCCTTGGTCGTGatgtgtttatgtttttttctgGGATTCTATGCAAAGTGAGTTGTACAATTCTACTGCCTCACGGGTAACATTGGCATATTTCTTGAAAACCTTCATCATTTTATCGCGACCACCATGACCAGTTGAAACGTGACCTCTCTTaataatgtcaaacatatcatCGATATGCGTAAAATAAATTGGTTCCTGATCACTGGCACCGCGTTTACGAATTAACTTTTCCACG encodes the following:
- the LOC121380767 gene encoding uncharacterized protein LOC121380767 → MVSEDDLIAAYATPPEDQETAKSQTSTPAENQEVETATPPEDQETADTDVPDAQLRTIQHNIQVQRKRAEECQLAQAERMVKRSRLEHVPGNPGDNVTIPIPFVDRGKGDPRNIMGVIVDRDENDLYRVPVRAGILKGRYCRNQFDLCTHQLNSIEDMSRDGEVGLRQAVQSESRCGGQGYAKCNCAASGKQCRTNRCKCFKSGVKCNSRCHSSITCANKN